In Cotesia glomerata isolate CgM1 linkage group LG1, MPM_Cglom_v2.3, whole genome shotgun sequence, one genomic interval encodes:
- the LOC123259307 gene encoding solute carrier organic anion transporter family member 74D, translating into MTEPRPTHCGLCGIYPKWLQKRATPHTFILVYGFLGLVQAMAFIYIVVTLTTLEKRFKIPSQTTGIILSGNEISQILSLILMYYGGAGHRPRWLAAGVGFSALSCFILVIPHLIYGPGKAALALTQEHLEESIFLNSTKAGSSNSPTYLCPGTNDHDKCDEEDLMDGSLLPRFLVFMSQFVLGIGTTLYFGLGQTYLDDNTKKSNTPMLLGFTFALRTTGPALGFILAYACLKLYIVPSLHPVITDKDPRWLGAWWLGWIILGCLLLIFALLIAMFPKHLPKDDKKKNNNKNRIEGELPLKIQNGIERVPELSPRIEKCEEENAHQPSLKDFPVTLKRVLSNKILFCNNLSAVFGIFGLLPYFTFMAKYLEVQFNTSAAGGTVITGPIALVGMVLGFLGSGFFISKVKPRPTRLLSWNVFGGFVAFFIQISYIFIGCNQVPIEGVNSITMEVNFTTACNVGCNCDGVKYAPVCHEASMTSYFSACHAGCTSLIDARHYGNCSCVPSAANYLAPEKYNNDNYNQNTSQPIPDDTVVLGPCLGNCINSYITFIVLSMICHCLMSTGKIGNVLINYRCVQQKDKSVAQGVTLMFISLFALIPGPIVYGFICDQSCLIWEKSCGTTGNCWYYDKDKFRYLFNVTGACFTFVAVLLDMCVCYLSKDLDLYGANEDKRKNFILEDTKISDNNKKDKIIIQYNEKL; encoded by the exons ATGACGGAACCAAGGCCAACACATTGTGGACTGTGTGGAATTTACCCAAAGTGGCTCCAAAAGCGCGCAACGCCACATACCTTTATTTTGGTTTATGGTTTTCTGGGACTTGTACAGGCGATGGCCTTCATATACATCGTCGTCACGCTGACGACATTAGAAAAACGATTTAAAATTCCAAGTCAAACAACAG gtaTCATATTGTCTGGGAACGAGATCTCACAAATCCTGTCATTAATTCTGATGTACTACGGGGGCGCAGGACACCGCCCAAGATGGCTAGCAGCCGGCGTAGGATTCAGTGCATTATCATGTTTCATTCTAGTGATTCCCCATCTAATCTATGGTCCTGGTAAGGCAGCGCTGGCTTTGACTCAAGAGCATTTGGAagaaagcatttttttaaattcaacgaAAGCCGGTTCGAGTAATAGCCCGACTTACCTCTGTCCCGGGACGAACGATCACGACAAATGCGATGAGGAGGATCTTATGGACGGGAGTTTACTGCCGCGGTTTTTGGTATTCATGTCCCAATTTGTCCTCGGGATTGGCACTACTCTGTACTTTGGATTAGGACAAACTTATCTTGATGATAACACCAAAAAATCAAACACCCCGATGCTTCTTG GATTTACTTTTGCATTAAGAACCACTGGACCAGCGTTGGGATTCATTTTAGCTTACGCTTGTTTGAAGCTTTACATTGTACCGAGTCTACATCCAGTTATTACTGACAAAGATCCAAGGTGGTTGGGTGCCTGGTGGTTGGGATGGATTATTCTCGGGTGCTTGCTTCTTATTTTTGCCCTACTTATCGCCATGTTTCCCAAACATTTGCCaaaagatgataaaaaaaaaaacaataacaagaatcgg ATAGAAGGTGAATTGCcactaaaaattcaaaacggAATCGAACGGGTACCAGAATTATCACctagaattgaaaaatgtgAGGAAGAAAACGCGCATCAGCCTTCGCTAAAAGATTTCCCGGTGACGCTGAAGCGCGTTCTTTCGAACAAAATTCTCTTTTGCAACAACTTGAGCGCTGtatttggaatttttggtCTACTTCCTTACTTCACCTTCATGGCCAAGTATCTCGAGGTACAATTTAATACTTCGGCAGCTGGGGGTACTGTTATAACAG GTCCCATTGCGCTAGTAGGCATGGTGCTGGGGTTTTTGGGCTCGGGGTTTTTCATAAGCAAAGTTAAGCCACGACCTAcaagacttttgagctggaATGTATTCGGTGGATTTGTtgctttttttatacaaataagTTACATTTTTATTGGCTGTAACCAAGTTCCTATTGAAGGAGTCAATTCTATTACCATGGA GGTTAATTTTACAACAGCGTGTAATGTTGGATGTAATTGTGACGGCGTTAAATACGCGCCAGTGTGCCACGAAGCGTCAATGACATCATATTTCTCAGCGTGTCACGCTGGCTGCACCAGTTTAATTGACGCCCGGCACTACGGCAACTGCAGTTGTGTACCAAGCGCCGCTAATTACCTTGCACCCGAAAAATACAACAATGACAATTACAACCAAAACACGAGCCAGCCAATACCAGACGATACAGTTGTCCTCGGGCCATGCCTAGGAAACTGCATTAACTCGTACATAACATTCATTGTGCTGAGCATGATTTGCCACTGCTTGATGTCGACTGGCAAAATAGGAAACGTGCTGATAAATTATCGGTGCGTACAGCAGAAAGACAAGAGCGTCGCTCAGGGAGTCACCCTGATGTTCATATCGCTCTTTGCGCTGATACCTGGTCCCATTGTTTACGGATTTATTTGCGATCAGTCCTGTCTCATCTGGGAAAAATCTTGTGGGACTACCGGCAATTGCTGGTACTATGACAAAGATAAATTTCGTTATCTATTTAACGTCACCGGTGCCT GTTTTACATTCGTCGCAGTTTTATTAGATATGTGCGTCTGTTATCTCAGCAAAGATTTGGATTTATATGGAGCCAATGAAGATaaacgtaaaaattttatactagAAGATAccaaaataagtgataataataaaaaagataaaataattattcaatacaatgaaaaattataa